In one window of Rhinopithecus roxellana isolate Shanxi Qingling chromosome 15, ASM756505v1, whole genome shotgun sequence DNA:
- the CASP4 gene encoding caspase-4 isoform X1: MAEGNQRKKPLKMLESLGKDFLTGVLDNLVEQNVLNWKEEEKKKYYDAKTEDKVRVMADSIQEKQRMAGQMLLQTFFNIDQISPSKKAHPNIEAGPPESGESIDALKLCPHEEFLRLCKERAEEIYPIKERNDRTRLALIICNTEFDHLPPRNGADFDITGMKELLEGLDYSVDVEENLTARDMESALRAFAARPEHKSSDSTFLVLMSHGILEGICGTAHDEKNPDVLLYDTVFQIFNNRNCLSLKDKPKVIIVQACRGANRGELWVRDSPASLEVASSQSPENLEEDAVYKTHVEKDFIAFCSSTPHNVSWRDSTMGSVFITQLITCFQKYSWCCHLEEVFRKVQQSFETPRAKAQMPTIERLSMTRYFYLFPGN, encoded by the exons ATGGCAG AGGGCAACCAGAGAAAAAAGCCACTTAAGATGCTGGAATCCCTGGGCAAAGATTTCCTCACTGGCGTTTTAGATAACTTGGTGGAACAAAATGTGCTGAactggaaggaagaggaaaaaaagaaatattatgatGCAAAAACTGAAGACAAAGTTCGGGTCATGGCAGACTCTATCCAAGAGAAACAACGTATGGCAGGTCAAATGCTTCTTCAAACCTTTTTTAACATAGACCAAATATCCCCCAGTAAAAAAG CTCATCCGAATATCGAGGCTGGACcacctgagtcaggagaatctatAGATGCCCTCAAGCTTTGCCCTCATGAAGAGTTCCTGAGACTATGTAAAGAAAGAGCTGAAGAG ATCTATCCAATAAAGGAGAGAAATGACCGCACACGCCTGGCTCTCATCATATGCAATACAGAGTTTGACCATCTGCCTCCAAGGAATGGAGCTGACTTTGACATCACAGGGATGAAGGAGCTGCTTGAGGGTCTGGACTATAGTGTGGATGTAGAAGAGAATCTGACAGCCAGG GATATGGAGTCAGCGCTGAGGGCATTTGCTGCCCGACCAGAGCACAAGTCCTCCGACAGCACGTTCCTGGTGCTCATGTCTCATGGCATCCTGGAGGGAATCTGCGGAACTGCACATGATGAGAAAAACCCAGATGTGCTGCTTTATGACACCGTCTTCCAGATATTCAACAACCGAAACTGCCTCAGTCTGAAGGACAAACCCAAGGTCATCATTGTCCAGGCCTGCAGAGGCG CAAACCGTGGGGAACTGTGGGTCAGAGACTCTCCAGCATCCTTGGAAGTGGCCTCTTCACAGTCACCTGAGAACCTGGAGGAAGACGCTGTTTACAAGACCCACGTGGAGAAGGACTTCATTGCTTTCTGCTCTTCAACCCCAC ATAATGTGTCCTGGAGAGATAGCACAATGGGCTCCGTCTTCATCACACAGCTCATCACATGCTTCCAGAAATATTCTTGGTGCTGCCACCTAGAGGAAGTATTTCGGAAG gtacAGCAATCATTTGAAACTCCAAGGGCTAAAGCCCAAATGCCCACCATAGAACGACTGTCCATGACAAGATATTTCTACCTCTTTCCGGGCAATTGA
- the CASP4 gene encoding caspase-4 isoform X2, with product MAEGNQRKKPLKMLESLGKDFLTGVLDNLVEQNVLNWKEEEKKKYYDAKTEDKVRVMADSIQEKQRMAGQMLLQTFFNIDQISPSKKAHPNIEAGPPESGESIDALKLCPHEEFLRLCKERAEEIYPIKERNDRTRLALIICNTEFDHLPPRNGADFDITGMKELLEGLDYSVDVEENLTARDMESALRAFAARPEHKSSDSTFLVLMSHGILEGICGTAHDEKNPDVLLYDTVFQIFNNRNCLSLKDKPKVIIVQACRGANRGELWVRDSPASLEVASSQSPENLEEDAVYKTHVEKDFIAFCSSTPRMTSLSQMINFKSSSPYFPCDSTMTSAIACPPRTVDTL from the exons ATGGCAG AGGGCAACCAGAGAAAAAAGCCACTTAAGATGCTGGAATCCCTGGGCAAAGATTTCCTCACTGGCGTTTTAGATAACTTGGTGGAACAAAATGTGCTGAactggaaggaagaggaaaaaaagaaatattatgatGCAAAAACTGAAGACAAAGTTCGGGTCATGGCAGACTCTATCCAAGAGAAACAACGTATGGCAGGTCAAATGCTTCTTCAAACCTTTTTTAACATAGACCAAATATCCCCCAGTAAAAAAG CTCATCCGAATATCGAGGCTGGACcacctgagtcaggagaatctatAGATGCCCTCAAGCTTTGCCCTCATGAAGAGTTCCTGAGACTATGTAAAGAAAGAGCTGAAGAG ATCTATCCAATAAAGGAGAGAAATGACCGCACACGCCTGGCTCTCATCATATGCAATACAGAGTTTGACCATCTGCCTCCAAGGAATGGAGCTGACTTTGACATCACAGGGATGAAGGAGCTGCTTGAGGGTCTGGACTATAGTGTGGATGTAGAAGAGAATCTGACAGCCAGG GATATGGAGTCAGCGCTGAGGGCATTTGCTGCCCGACCAGAGCACAAGTCCTCCGACAGCACGTTCCTGGTGCTCATGTCTCATGGCATCCTGGAGGGAATCTGCGGAACTGCACATGATGAGAAAAACCCAGATGTGCTGCTTTATGACACCGTCTTCCAGATATTCAACAACCGAAACTGCCTCAGTCTGAAGGACAAACCCAAGGTCATCATTGTCCAGGCCTGCAGAGGCG CAAACCGTGGGGAACTGTGGGTCAGAGACTCTCCAGCATCCTTGGAAGTGGCCTCTTCACAGTCACCTGAGAACCTGGAGGAAGACGCTGTTTACAAGACCCACGTGGAGAAGGACTTCATTGCTTTCTGCTCTTCAACCCCAC GAATGACTTCTCTTTCTCAAATGATCAACTTCAAGTCTTCTTCTCCATATTTCCCATGTGATTCTACAATGACCAGTGCCATTGCATGCCCTCCTAGAACTGTGGATACCCTTTAA